A segment of the Salvelinus sp. IW2-2015 linkage group LG23, ASM291031v2, whole genome shotgun sequence genome:
CATGGTCTCCAACTGCAACTCRGAGACGTAtgtggaggagcaggaggagattgAAGACTCTGCAGTCACCATCCAGGAGCCGGACAATGAGGCTGGAGAGAGCGTCTCCGAGGACTACCTGATGATCTCCTGTAAGACACGTCTTATTTTCTTGGTACTACTAGACTGCTCCAACACAAATTTTGACTCTAATAATAGGATGAATCTGATAGTGTATAATGATGAGTGTGCTATTGTTTGTGCAGTGGACGATGTTGGGGAGAAGTTGGACATGGAGGACACACCCCTGAAGATGGGTTCTGAGGTGATGGAGGATGGCTCCAAAGAGGGTGACTACGACTCTGAGTGCATCAAAGTCTACATCTTCAAGGCAGAGGCTGATGATGATGTTGACATAGGTAAGGACTCTTACAAGTTCCGATCAATTTGAAAGATACACCTCTGTTCAGTTTCCCTGAATTCAGACATTTACTGTGAGTGCAGGTGGCACAGAGATTGTAGCTGAGAGCGACTTCCACAACGGTCACGCAGTGCTGGAGACTGGGGGCATTGGCAAGCTGTCTCGAGAGAAGATGGTCTACATGGCAGTGAAAGACCCGTCCCAGGAGGATTCAGAGATCAGTGAGTCCCCTGAATTAGCAGCCTTTCCTCCAATCCCTTACACAGCACAACATATTAAACAATATGGCTGCCTTATTATTTTTGTCCCAATAGATGGTTGCAGTGTTAAATTAAGTGACTGAGTTTTCCTTCCTCCTTTTCTGTGAGCAGACTGCACTGAGATGGCGGATGAGGTGTACATGGAGGTGATAGTGGGAGAGGAGGATgcccctgccatccaggactcacTGGATGACTCCAGCCACAATAAGAACTTCGGCACTGTTGCCTGGGCTGCAGCTTATGGTAAAGCCTACTCCTTTTCTCCATAGACACAAGTTCCTCAGAGACATACATTCAGTATGGCGTAAGATAATTCTACATTTAGCCTAACATTTAGatttgttcattgttcattttTAGGTGTGTTGAATTGGTGTATAATTTTCCTTAGGTAACAGTCTGGACTCCAGGCTGGAGAACAAGAACAACACAGGGACACATTACCTGAAGATCAGYGACAGCCTGAGTACAARTAGAGCTCTCAAACAGAAgatcaagaaaaagaaaaagggagagacaCGTCAGTGTCAGACAGGTATGGGGTTCTATGttcattaaaacattttcaaaaagctTGCATCATTTTGTAAGATTATACTTTTCTTTTTTAGATGTAGGCCTAACAATTCCTGTTCTTTTTTGCCTCCACACTTTTCCTCAGCTGTGATCATTGGTCCAGAtggccagcctctgactgtgtaCCCCTGCAACATCTGCGGGAAGAAGTTCAGATCGCGAGGCTTCCTGAAGATCCACATGAAGAACCACCCCGACCACATCTTCAAGAAGAAGTACCAGTGCACAGACTGCGATTTCACCACCAACAAGAAGGTAAACTTCCACAACCACCTGGAGGGCCACAAGCTCATAGTGAAGAGTGACCGGGTCTCAGAATTCACTGAGGTCACAAGGCGTTACTGTGTGGAGAGCCCACTCAGCTCCAATAAGCTCATCCTACGTGACCAGGAGCCCAAGCTGCACCACTGTAAGTACTGTGACTATGAGACAGCCGAGCAGGGCCTTCTCAACCGCCACTTGCTGGCTGTCCACAGCAAGAGCTTTGCccatgtgtgtgtggagtgtgctAAAGGTTTCCGCCACCCCTCTGAGCTCAAAAAGCACATGAGGACCCACACGGGTGAGAAGCCCTACCACTGCCAGCACTGTGAGTTCTGCTGTGCCGACCAGTCTAACCTGAAGACCCACATAAAGAGCAAGCATGGAGCGGAGCTGCCGTTCAAGTGTGGCCACTGTCCCCAGGCCTTCTCTGACGAGCGGGAGCTGCAGAAGCACATGGAGATATTCCAGGGCCACAAGACGCACCAGTGTCCGCACTGCGAGCACAAGAGCACCAACTCCAGCGACCTGAAGCGCCACATCATCTCCGTGCACACCAAGGACTTCCCTCACAAGTGTGACGTGTGTGAAAAGGGCTTCCACCGGCCCTCGGAGCTgaaaaaacacacagagactcacAAAGGTGCCAGGCTGCACCAATGCCGCCACTGTGACTTTAAGACCCCAGACCCCTTCATACTCAGTCGCCACATCCTGTCCGTCCACACCAAAGACTTACCCTTCAAGTGCAAGCGCTGCCGACGGGGCTTCAGGCATCAGCTGGAACTGAAGAAGCACATGAAGACCCACAGTGGGCGGAAAGTGTACCAGTGCCAGTACTGTGAGTACAGCTCCTCGGACGCTTCAGGTTTCAAACGGCACGTCATATCCATCCACACCAAGGACTATCCCCACCGCTGTGACTACTGCACTAAAGGCTTCCGTAGGCCCTCTGAAAAGAGCCAGCACATTGCACGGCATCACAAGGATGTTTTAATGTAAAGTGCTTCTTCACACACCCTTTCCCATATTCAGAACAATCTGATTCTCACTCACTATAGAGCAGGGAAATACAATTATTTCAATGTGATAAATAAAGGATGACAATTGTCACATTTTCTTCGAACTGCATTAGTAATTTATTAACTTGTCCTCACATCACCATTAGTACTCAAACCTGGGGTGCTATTCAAACAAACCTCAAGTCAGGTAAATCCTGAATCAGAACACTGCTTGAAAGCACACATTTTCTCAGTACCGTAGTATGCTTGTCTRGGTTGTTTGAATAGCACACCACTTGTCATATGCAGTATCAGTGGTAAGATAATGCTGTAATTTGATTTTAACTAATGGCGTGTTTATCTGTTGACTGTATTCTCACTGTTGAACTTGGGGTAACCATTATCTGACaagtcattgtatgatttttagtaatgcTACTGCTAGCAAATTGTGAAAAACATGCATTTAAAGACCCAGTTCTAATTTCAAACATAAACAGTCATCTGTATCAGTTTTCTCTGTATTCAAAAGCATGAAAAGGGGATGTGGACAACCCAGCTTTTTACTTGTATTTGTCCTTTATGCTTTGAAATAATCGCTTGTCAAACAATCAGGGGTTTTAATTTTTCCCATCTGGTAAAATCATGTTGCTCAAAGCCAATAAAATGTTTACTATCAGGAATGTCTCATGTATCAGATCCAAATCAGTGTTATCTATTCTCTGTCTGTCAACTGAAATATTAGGAGCTTCTTTAGTAAATAAAGACATCTCCTGATGAATTGTTCACCTCAACCTATTACTTTCATTCACTCTTTTTGCCATCCTTCAGTAACAGAGAATGTACCAACAAGTGGATTTGTGTTAAGATGACAGTGTTTTGCATCTTACAATAAGGGCGACTGCTGACACCAAGTTATCCCATGATTGACCTAGAGGTGAAATTAAGATTGTATTTTGTTTATTGATTTAAAATTATTAACATCTGATTTGTAgaaaataaatgttctttttgaaAGTATCTTTAATTGATGTTGCTTGACTTACCATTGTATACAACTTTTTTGCTTTGTGACCGACCAATTGAGGTGTCTTGAGTCGCGACCCACCATAAGGGTTGAGCGGtgaaaaaaacatacatagaACATCATCTTGGCAGCAGAGAAGATTGTGCAGTTTTGAAgctaatttccagcaattctacacattttgccatggcgcTGAAATAATAggttgcaattctatacatttttccaAGGAGCTGAGAATTTTCACTTAAGCTAATTTCcgtcaattctacacattttgacgtGTTCTTatcctcaaatataaaatcaatGGGTGCCTGATTATCTAGCGTTTATTTTGCTGATTGTAAATTCTCAGATTATAGGGTATTATatgtccattatcttttctacatactttcgatttggttttagtcRTTTAAGTTTACACAAAGTGTTtttccatatatatatttttgcaatgCACAAAAAACGTCACACCTGGACCCCTGCGACCGTCAAAGTCCtagatcacgtgacaccattcattcctttGTAAGACAAATAGTAATGTTGTTTTCTTGTAGGCACCAACTCCaccatggttcgttggacaaagcctatgtggaaattgtgtttttggataaacaaaacgtataagatctgtgtaaacctcagaccttattttctgcgTTTATAACAAAATCCTATTATTTCCCCATTAATTTTCCACATaggaacgaaccagaggtaattCATTTACAGGTTTTAGGTGCCTCATGGAGACCTATCATGCGCAGtgtgagctactccaggaagtgacgttgcatgCGAGCTCAGTGCTGCACgctctcattgagtaactcaagttgaaggccgaccggggtacagcaggctgccattagcaactaaattatccttataactTCTGTGTGCGATTTAAAAACAATCTGTTAtaattcactataatggggggatcatgttttctgctaacaatgcctgcagtactgcGGTTAGCCTTGAACTaccgtggcttcaatgagagggggcagtcgttctcccctaGTACTGACCCacggtttgggaaccactggcagATAACCCTCATGACCAAAAAATTKTAACAAATCAGACTAGCCTATTAcatagcagggttggggtcaattcaacaAATTAAATTCTAATAAMATTCCCTCTCCCtgtaaattccatttaattcaattcaaattcccgGTCAGTCTTTGAATTTAGAGATAATTAAATTCCAATGTTCGATACTGTATATTCCAATTCAAATTTAATTCCTTCAGGCTGATTATGTCACTATTCATACAGTGTAGCTATACTGTAAATATARAAATATAAGTTGAAATGATTTAAAACAAATCCTGCAGTCCAATTTTGATACTAACTCGGAAATGTACAATATTGAATTCCAATTAAATGAAATTCCAAAGactacatttaatttttttttttttttaacaattcaACACAGTCTAATTCCAATTCCAAAACWTGAAGATTGttgaaatttgaattgaatttaacttaaattctccacttcatgagtgaattcaagaattgaatttgaatttcaaATGAAATTGGAATTGACTACTCAATCTGTAGTGTGGAGATCCGAGTTAAAGCGATCGGAAATTGAAACAtcggaacattgcctttacatttcaatcgcgCTTTAGTGTTGATCCACGCTACGGATTGAATCTAGGAATAATAGCCTTTATTAGTTACAAAATTGTCAAACAATAAAtcttaaaactgcaaaaatatgAGCAAATTTCAWAATCAGTCAATGGGGATTACTCATAAAACTTAGCAGCCagccacaatacattttttagtaCGTTAAATTAAAGTTTACAAAGTCCTTGAATGTTTACATTTTCCACTCACTTTAAATTATATACGAGTTGAACTTTTttgaattgtgatagtgaaattgGTGGCGTTCTAATTCAGGCCATGGTCACTCCTGTTTGTCCTCAGTAGTGTCTCCCTATCTGGGCTCTGGGAAACTGGGAACTGAGGTTGTACTCTGGTGCTGAATAGAGGGGAGCAGGTGAACTGGGCGCAGGATACCCAGACATGCCTTCTCTCTGGAAGATAGAAACAGATCTCATGTCAAAACACAGTGCAAAATTCTGCTTTTCTATTTCAGCCTGGTCACCTAGGGTCTAACTAATATTTGACCTTTAGGCTAagatcaaaaccaaatgttttagCCACAGTTTCACCCTGCAGTTTACTTGTCCAGTTGATCAGTTGAATTCATCCTACTGTTCAGTAGGGGGAATCAATGACTCACCATCATGCCGTTGTGTCCTGGTGGGGGCTGTGTTGGTCTCATGTGCTGGTCGTCATAACAGTCTGGAGGTGGCGCTCTGTCTTCATACGGGTTCCTTGGCGATGGAGACTTGGGATAGGGGTTACCCAGGGGCTGCGTCATACCTGTAGCATAGCTGAATCCAGAAAACTAGTCAAYTTTCCGAAGCAGACAAACCATATAAAAACAATCATAATAATGTAGTTCAAAGGGCACCCAATCGTAACTTGTCATGGAACAAAGAACTATATCAGATTGAAAACACACAAatcaaaggacagagagaggcttCCTTGTATGGCTGGCTTTCAGGGTTGGATAAAGATGATCTATCTAAATTGGGTCGCATACTCGTGGACTTTTCCCTTTCTTCAATGACGAAAGAGAAATGACCATGATGGATATGgatatacgctgtatcggcaggatagaacagcggcatcaggtaagacaaggggcggcggactatgtatttttgtaaataacagctggtgcacgatatctaaggaagtctcgaggttttgctcgcctgWRgtagagtatctcatgataagctgtagaccacactatctacctagagagtttWcatctgtattttttgtagctgtctacataccaccacagactgatgctggcactaagaccgcactggaatgagctgtattccgccataagcaaacaggaaaacgttcacccagaggcggcactcctagtagcaggggactttaatgcaRGGAACCTCAAATCAGtctttaccaaatttctatcagcatgttaaatctgcaaccagagggaaaaaaactctggagcaccattactccacacacatagatgcatacaaagctctccctcgccctccatttggcaaatctgaccataattctatcctcctgatttctgcttacaagcaaaaattaaagcaggaagcaccagtgactcgataaatttaaaaaatggtcagatgaagSAGATGCTAARCTACATgcctgttttgctagcacagactggaatatgttccggaattccTCCGATGGCAYTGARgagtacaccacatcagtcactggcttcatcaataagtgcatcgatgacRtcatccccacagtgaccgtaagtacataccccaaccagaagccatggattacaggcaacatccacactgcactaaaggctagagctgcccctttcaaggagcgggactctaacccagaagcttctaagaaatcctgctatgccctccgatgaaccatcaaacaggcaaagcgtcaatacaagactaagatcgaatcctactacaccggctgtgatgcttgtcggatgtggcaaggcttgcaaaccattacagactacaaagggaagcacagccgagagctgtccagtgacacgagcctaccagacgagctaaactacttctatgctcRCTTCGAGGCTAATAACACTGTGGggatgcatgagagcaccagctgttccRgaagactgtgatcacgctctccgcagccgatgtaagacctttcaACAGGKCAACATTCACAASgccgcagggccagacgtattactaggacgtgtactgcgagcatgcgctgaccaactggcaagtgtcttcaccgacattttcaacctctccctgtctgagtctgtaataccaacatgtcttaagcagaccaccatagtccctgtgcccaggaacactaaggtaacctgcctaaacgactaccgacccgtagcactcacatctgtagccatgaggtgctttgaaaggctgatcatggctcacaacaccattatctcagaaactctagacccactccaatttgcataccgccataacagatccacagattacgcaatctctattgcactccacactgccctttcccacctggacaaaaggaacacctatgtgagaatgctattcatggactatagctcagcgttcaacaccatagtggcctcAAAAGcgcatacattttttaattttttaatttcacctttatttaaccaggtaggccagttgagaacaagttctcatttacaactgcgacctggtcaaaataaagcaaagcagtgcgacaaaaacaacacagagttacacatgggaaaaacaaacgtacagtcaataacacaatagaaaaatctgtatacagtgtgtgcaaatKaagtaaggaggtaaggcaataattagGCCAACAgaggcgaagtaattacaatttagcaatttacactgcagtgatatatgtgcagatgtgcaagtagaaatactggtgtgcaaaagagcagaaaaactaaaacaaatatggggatgaggtaggtagattgttggatgggctatttacagatgggctgtgtacagctgcagcaatcggtaagctgctctgacagctgacgcttaaagttagtgagggagatataagtcttcaacttcagtgatttttgcaattcgttccagtcattggcagcagagaactggaaggaaaggcggccaaagaccTCCTTTggtctttggggatgaccagtgaaatatacctgctggagctagtgctacgggtgggagttgctatggtgaccagtgagctgagataaggcggagctttacctagcaaagacttatagatgacctggagccagagggATTGGCGACGAATACGCAGTGAgaaccagccaatgagagcatacaggtcgcagtggtgggtagtatatggggctttggtgacaaaacagatggcaccgTGATAGACTGGATCCAATTTgctgaatagagtgttggaggctattttgtaaatgacatcgccgaagtcaaggatcggtaggatagtcagttttacgagggaatgtttggcagcatgagtgaaggaggctttgttgcgaaataggaagccaattctagatttaactttggattgatgcttattaatgtgagtctggaaggagagtttacagtctagccaga
Coding sequences within it:
- the LOC111950291 gene encoding zinc finger protein 711 isoform X1, which encodes MDHGGGVLNFQMQDSKMPHTMIMQDFVAGMAHIDDDHIVVSVPEAVLVSDVVTDEEGIMFEHDLGSEVVEGPDICCSDEPDGIIMTESVLGAEVAIEDVLDSDHHHHVLTTDLIEESDRVPDQVFEIVTEEVMVSNCNSETYVEEQEEIEDSAVTIQEPDNEAGESVSEDYLMISLDDVGEKLDMEDTPLKMGSEVMEDGSKEGDYDSECIKVYIFKAEADDDVDIGGTEIVAESDFHNGHAVLETGGIGKLSREKMVYMAVKDPSQEDSEINCTEMADEVYMEVIVGEEDAPAIQDSLDDSSHNKNFGTVAWAAAYGNSLDSRLENKNNTGTHYLKISDSLSTXRALKQKIKKKKKGETRQCQTAVIIGPDGQPLTVYPCNICGKKFRSRGFLKIHMKNHPDHIFKKKYQCTDCDFTTNKKVNFHNHLEGHKLIVKSDRVSEFTEVTRRYCVESPLSSNKLILRDQEPKLHHCKYCDYETAEQGLLNRHLLAVHSKSFAHVCVECAKGFRHPSELKKHMRTHTGEKPYHCQHCEFCCADQSNLKTHIKSKHGAELPFKCGHCPQAFSDERELQKHMEIFQGHKTHQCPHCEHKSTNSSDLKRHIISVHTKDFPHKCDVCEKGFHRPSELKKHTETHKGARLHQCRHCDFKTPDPFILSRHILSVHTKDLPFKCKRCRRGFRHQLELKKHMKTHSGRKVYQCQYCEYSSSDASGFKRHVISIHTKDYPHRCDYCTKGFRRPSEKSQHIARHHKDVLM
- the LOC111950291 gene encoding zinc finger protein 711 isoform X2, which produces MDHGGGVLNFQMQDSKMPHTMIMQDFEAVLVSDVVTDEEGIMFEHDLGSEVVEGPDICCSDEPDGIIMTESVLGAEVAIEDVLDSDHHHHVLTTDLIEESDRVPDQVFEIVTEEVMVSNCNSETYVEEQEEIEDSAVTIQEPDNEAGESVSEDYLMISLDDVGEKLDMEDTPLKMGSEVMEDGSKEGDYDSECIKVYIFKAEADDDVDIGGTEIVAESDFHNGHAVLETGGIGKLSREKMVYMAVKDPSQEDSEINCTEMADEVYMEVIVGEEDAPAIQDSLDDSSHNKNFGTVAWAAAYGNSLDSRLENKNNTGTHYLKISDSLSTXRALKQKIKKKKKGETRQCQTAVIIGPDGQPLTVYPCNICGKKFRSRGFLKIHMKNHPDHIFKKKYQCTDCDFTTNKKVNFHNHLEGHKLIVKSDRVSEFTEVTRRYCVESPLSSNKLILRDQEPKLHHCKYCDYETAEQGLLNRHLLAVHSKSFAHVCVECAKGFRHPSELKKHMRTHTGEKPYHCQHCEFCCADQSNLKTHIKSKHGAELPFKCGHCPQAFSDERELQKHMEIFQGHKTHQCPHCEHKSTNSSDLKRHIISVHTKDFPHKCDVCEKGFHRPSELKKHTETHKGARLHQCRHCDFKTPDPFILSRHILSVHTKDLPFKCKRCRRGFRHQLELKKHMKTHSGRKVYQCQYCEYSSSDASGFKRHVISIHTKDYPHRCDYCTKGFRRPSEKSQHIARHHKDVLM
- the LOC111950291 gene encoding zinc finger protein 711 isoform X3 — protein: MFEHDLGSEVVEGPDICCSDEPDGIIMTESVLGAEVAIEDVLDSDHHHHVLTTDLIEESDRVPDQVFEIVTEEVMVSNCNSETYVEEQEEIEDSAVTIQEPDNEAGESVSEDYLMISLDDVGEKLDMEDTPLKMGSEVMEDGSKEGDYDSECIKVYIFKAEADDDVDIGGTEIVAESDFHNGHAVLETGGIGKLSREKMVYMAVKDPSQEDSEINCTEMADEVYMEVIVGEEDAPAIQDSLDDSSHNKNFGTVAWAAAYGNSLDSRLENKNNTGTHYLKISDSLSTXRALKQKIKKKKKGETRQCQTAVIIGPDGQPLTVYPCNICGKKFRSRGFLKIHMKNHPDHIFKKKYQCTDCDFTTNKKVNFHNHLEGHKLIVKSDRVSEFTEVTRRYCVESPLSSNKLILRDQEPKLHHCKYCDYETAEQGLLNRHLLAVHSKSFAHVCVECAKGFRHPSELKKHMRTHTGEKPYHCQHCEFCCADQSNLKTHIKSKHGAELPFKCGHCPQAFSDERELQKHMEIFQGHKTHQCPHCEHKSTNSSDLKRHIISVHTKDFPHKCDVCEKGFHRPSELKKHTETHKGARLHQCRHCDFKTPDPFILSRHILSVHTKDLPFKCKRCRRGFRHQLELKKHMKTHSGRKVYQCQYCEYSSSDASGFKRHVISIHTKDYPHRCDYCTKGFRRPSEKSQHIARHHKDVLM